The Microplitis mediator isolate UGA2020A chromosome 4, iyMicMedi2.1, whole genome shotgun sequence nucleotide sequence ccgcttttacaccgatattactccgcttttacaccggttaccccgcttttacaccggttaccccgcttttaaaccgatattactccgcttttacaccggttaccccgatttaacaccggtatttttaacaccggtgtaattttattttaacaccgggcggagttaaaatgagtccatttttaacaccgctctttttacagtgtataattGAAGTGAAACTGACCTGTGGCCCGGCACCATTCAGCGTATTCAAACTATTCATCCGCATAGCTTGAGTGTAAGGTGGCGGAGCCGGTGTGACCCCTGGTATTGCGGTATGGGGAGCGTGTCTGAGCTGCTCGGCCGCTGACATTCTGTGTTCAAATCAACCCCGtaattaatatacatatatgtaattaGATCAAGGTTGTCTTTTAgggttaatatttatttatcaagatCAAAGATAACTGACAGTATGTACAGCAGTAAATAGTTTATTACCTCAGATAAGGATTCCCGTATGTAGCTGAGAATCGTGGATCAATTATTGGGGTTGCCTGTGTCGTATTAGTGCCCAAGTTGGCTGAACTCAGACCTATTTTCTTCGACGTTAATATACCACTTGAGGGTATACGACTGAGGGATTCACGTGACGCACCCATTCCTTGGGTATTGGGCGGCATATAGTCTCGTGAATAATCCACATACGGTACGTAACCATTATTGTTACTACCAtcctttaataataattattattattatttttatcagagTATTATTGATTAGACGGGAGTAGTGTAGTACATTGTactattatttcttaataaattcaattgagGTTGATGgttggttaaaaaaataaaagtaatagaagagaattaataataataataataataatagtggcgattaaatgaaataaagtaCTTACGTTGTTCTTAGGTGGAAACGAGGGTTCCGTGTAGTCGGCGCTGTATCGATAACCCATTGGGTTGGGTACTGGGCCAGCAAGAGCTAAAGCATTTACACCCCTAGTACTTCCTTCACCTTCACTGTCGAGAGCAGTCACGCTCTCGGCGTTGCTCACGCTAGATCCAGCACGTATATCTGCTTTAACGTCCGACAGATTACTGCTTCGATCACTTTCACGGTAACGATCTGGATTTGAGTCTGTTTCTtctatattcaaatatatttaatcaataacgaaaaaaaaataaaaaataagttattttttttattcgtttaggggagaccggggcaagacggcccacctaagccggttattattatttgtggcttttaaccatcaagtcgatttactcttgtccaacttgaactcaattcaccaaaattttggtgaagctcctgaaaaaaatttttttttttggggcaagacggccccctccgaaaaaaaatgaaaaaaaaaattttttttttttaattgtaaaaaaatttcccgcgtaacaaatgtttatatttttctctttaacaactgtatttactttaatattactcgaaataaccttttttgatataatacgagtcattttttcacttctgtagaaaattgattattggtttttttaactttttcaaatgctttattttaatccaaatccatataattaaccaaaaaatgatatttctattaaattaatcatgactaggttataatactatgaaatacattttcttttagaatttttgagtggttcattttgccccaagttttacgtatcgggctaaaaatgagtaaataatataaatttgtgataatcaaaaaaaaacaagaaaaaaaaatttttggttaatttttgaggtgggccttcttgccccagatgggccgtcttgccccagTCTCCCCTATTAAATTAGGATTATGTTTAGGTAAATACATACGCAAATCATTCTCTTGAGCTTGAGTAGATCTCGGGCGTGGTTGTTTTATACGATCTCGACAGTGTAGTATCAAAATAACGATGACGCCAATGAGGATAATGCAGACGACCAGTCCAACGATTATCAGGATAAGTTGCCAATCAACTGGAATCAACGCTGAGCGTCACGTCTGGTTAAATCTCATGTTTCaatttaaaacttatatttttttctatttttaaacgacACGTCCGactctgtatttttttttatattgattaccgatttatattttttatccgaaatttttttctcgagaccgtgtattgaataattaaatccATTTATGAATTCATTATTGTTAATTCTTCAGtgtcttgatttttttttagaccgGTTCGATTTATGGTATATATATAGGTTGTCCCAgacatattatttttgtacagtaatttttcaatcgagTTATTTTacgtattgaaatttaaaaattaaagatttatttataaatttaatttgaattaaaaaatattagttataaaaggaaaaaatatccattttaatcttaaaataataacaatggcataaagtaaaatatataagaacaGTATATGGgtggattttatttgtaatttaataaagtCCTTGGAAGcagtagaaaaaataaaacgggttattataaacaataaaattgtatgcttTGTGTACACGTAaacaagaagaaaaaaaaacacacaataataatatttaaacaacaTGGTAGTAAAGGAGAAATTGCTGTCAAGATGAGGAAAGAAGGACTCTTAAAACTTACCACGCGTAGTGAGTTTAATGATGACAGTATCTGTGCCATAGCTATTTGTAACAGTACAATTGTAATCCCCGAAATATGTAGATATGGGCTCTAAAAGTGTAACAGTGCTGACAACTCTTTCTGGTGTGTACTCTTCTTGTACGTAGAAGGGTGTATTGTTGAACGAGAAATTAAGCTCACGACCAGCAAAACTCCATACAACAGACTCAGCTTTTGGCACTGATATTGCGGTGCATTTAACCTGCAAAGAAAATCATTATCTGTTCTGAATATATGCgggtataaatatatatatatatatatacattatactTTGTATGGTTATCGTTAATTGGTATCTCAGCATACGGATATTATGAGGACTATTAAATTCAtacatacacggaaagaaaattttggaaagttttcctatgcattatgggaatggttcccataatggtatgggaatagtacctatactactatagggatggttcccatatattattcccataattttgtgaaattttttcctataccatcataagaattacgaccataaattatgggagcggttcctataattataggaatggttcctataatttataggaatggttcctataatttataggaatactttctataatattatgggaatcattactataatttatgggaatactttctataatattataggaaccattctcataatattatgggaatggttcctataatagtatgggaactattcccataatattatgggaatgattcccataatgcaattggaatagttcgtataccattatgggaaccatttccatagtggtatgggaatggttcccatattggtataggaactattcctataatattatgggaactattcccataatgttatgggaaccatccctataatatcataaaattttttttttgcaaaatagtgtagaaatttcccaaaatttgaattttcttgaatgttttgtgctgacaaaaaattcttgttaaaaattttaatgtttttttgccaaattcgatttttttttcaatgtttgaatttttgtttttatgtttaataatatttctgtgtattgtagaagtgattaccacacttctttaaattaattttttcatgataatatgggaaccattcccatactattataggaaccattccaataaattataggaatgattcccataatattatagaaagtattcctataaattataggaaccattcctataattataggaaccgctctcataatttatggtcgtaattcctatgatggtataggaaaaaatttcacaaaattatgggaaccgctgccataattttctttccgtgtatgtgCTTGTTCATACTTTATAAAGGCTTATAATAaaaagcaaaataaaaattataaaaacaactTTAACTAGACACTCTTTTTCTCTATGTACTGTTTTACTTCTCATGGTTATTCAATCTCTCTggatttactatttttttgttatcgtaaaaatataaataaaataaaaatgtatatacagCACAGGATTGTAGTCGGAATCGAACGTCAACTCTGTGTCGTATTTCGCTTTGCTGTTGTTGTCCTacatttttctctttttatttttattttatattttatttgtacaaAATACAGTAGGTATATATATTGTAGAATGATGAAAGTGGACAACTATTGTTAGTTTACCTTTACTACTCCTTCGTCGGGTACATATTGGATTCTTTGTGATACGATGCTCGGTGGTGCGCGAATCAAGATGTTGGCATAGCCGATAAGTTGAGGAAAACCAGGTACATGGGCTTTACAGTAATAACGTCCAGCTGTTTCAGGACTCACGACAACGCTTATGTTTGGACTTGTCGCTACAGTACGATCTGATTCTTCATGAATCCATAGAATTTCGGGAGTCGGATTACCGTCCACGTCGCATTGCAGTATCTCTGTTGCACCGTAATGCGTTTCAACAGATATTGGTGGACGTCGAAATTGTGGTCCATctttattaaaacaatatatatttatataaaattatctctCAAATGCTAATACAAATGCATatgtattagggtgatccaaaaaataacaaatttttttttttctcgcaaacaggttcaaaagtttcatttaggtaaaaaaatacgcctgtgaaaattagagctcttaatattaacattaagaggttcctcatcgcacttttctattttccataagaataacatggaaaaaatttttattacgtcttctgatttttataagtagctaacgatgcgtcataggaatgaTTGGCAGGCATagttttgtagagaattgaatactctacaaaaaaagattcttatcattttttgaggaatctattcgTTTAacagttatttgaggttgaagtctaattcatattaaattttgagattttcttacttttccggcgaaactatcagacctattacaaaataccattggaccttttttgtagacaattttattccctagaagttatttctaataaagttttttcgtattccacattgttttctagttatttttattttaatgtcatgctcataaaaaaaatagtcttctgatcgattataagagcttgacattaaaataaaaataactagaaaataatgtggaattcgaaaaaactttatcagaaataacttctagggaataaaattgtctacaaaaaaggtccaatggtattttgtaataggtctgatagtttcgccggaaaagtaagaaaatctcaaaatttaatatgaattcgacttcaacctcaaataacttttgaacgaatagattcctcaaaaaatgataagaatctttttttgtagagtattcaattctctacaaaactATGCCTGCCAAtcattcctatgacgcatcgttagctacttataaaaatcagaagacgtaataaaaattttttccatgttattcttatggaaaatagaaaagtgcgatgaggaacctcttaatgttaatattaagagctctaattttcacaggcgcctttttttatctaaataaaacttttaaacctATTTccgagacaaaaaaaaaatttgttattttttggatcaccctaatatgtatatataaatatataatatactggTGTGGGAGTAGTGGAAGTAGTGGCAGTGTCGGGTCCCGGTATTCAAGATAATACTTACAAGTTATATCCAGTGTTTCCGTTTCCTCGCTCTTGCCGACCTCGTTGTGAACTTCACATTTTACGATAGCATCGTGGAGTTCCCGTGTGGCATTATGGATTATCATCTCTGTCGTATAGTCACCGATTACCGTTTTCTCGTTTATATACCACCTGTACAGAGTGAAATCGGAAAGCATTGTTATGTGCGAATGGATAGGcatgaaaaacaaaacaacCATCAGCACTACACAAACGAGAgataacaaaaacaaaaacaaaaaaaaaacagtcatCATTGATTATCACTGTGTTTTTACAGAGATAGTGAATATTTAGTGACTAGGCTGCTCTTAATTAAAGATTTTAGTCTCTAATTTATACAAATACGAATTCAttcgatattaaataaattattattatcagttaCCTATACTCCATGTCTGGTGGATTAGCTTCAGCACGGCATTTGAATCTTAATTCGGAACCTTCGATTATTTGCCCGCTCTTGGACAAACCTGAACTGATTTTCAACGATACTTTTGGAGCATAACGTACCTATATATTGAGGAAGaaagagtgagtgagtgagtgagtaagtgataaaattttaagtagtTTAAGATACTTAACAACCACGATCGAGTATTCATATACCATCAGGAGGGTTGTTGGATAAGCGGTTAAGTGGATGATGAAGAATGTAAGGAAccagaaagagaaagagaagaaaaagaaaaagagtaATAAGAGACTTTGGTAATTATTCGTCGTATTAGAATAAGTCTTGAAAATCTTCTGAGGCGTAATGAGAGAGCAAGTGGAAGAAGAATAAGGAGAAGAAGAGGAACAAGAGTAAGGAACATTGGCAATTTTAgcaagaataataaattatacgaTGGATCATCGCTCATTCTAAATGCAGAAATTCTCTCCTCTTAtcttttaaaagttaataaccTTATTctccatcatcatcatcatcatcatcatcattctCATCCATATATTatgttgtaattattaatttgaattgttaattaatacttgtgcatttatttaataaagacTTACCTCAACACGTAATTTAGCATTTAGCGGTGTACGATCCGCAGCATTTTGACTTTGACAAGTGAACGTTGTATTATCGTGTTCTTTACGTGgcattacttttaaaatagaCCTTACTGTAAAAAGTGGCCCATCTTCATATTTCTCAGTGATTGTTTCAATTCCATTATGTAATACATTGCCAAGACCATCGATCCAAGTAATCTGGAAAGCACAAGAGCAAAGACCAAGAGAGACGttagcaaaaaaaacattttaaattttttatacatatatttatatatacgagTACAGAGTACAtggatgtatatatgtatatgtatatgtatatggtgAGAGAGCTTTTGTCGACTTTCTCTCTACCTTTAGTACGTCAAATGGGCTTGCGGTAGATCAACATCTTATTTGCATTTAGTAGGTATAGTATAAGAGAAAGTTGGTACCAACTTTAGTAAGCCAGTGCATCAGTTGTTGGATTGTGTCTACACCCAAaagatatacatatacatatatattcacgTAGTTTTCACAGTTTCAACgacaatttatcaaataaataaataaaaaaaaaaaacaaccataaataaataaaataaaaccaataGGTTTTACGTTGAAAGACAGGCGATTTCCGAGTCTGCTTCGATTTGCATTgcacattatatatatatatatatatatatatatatatatatatatatatatatatatatatatatatacatgtatgtgtATAAAGGTGTGATAGTGAAGGGAATTTGTTCTCCATTGGGATACGCGTTCATTCGTACTGGGAAAAACGGTTATTTTGAAACGCCTAGTATATATTGTCAATATTTGTattatgttcatatatatatatatatatatatataattcgtATTACTTTtagcattttattatttttattaaattaaaataccaTCGTTCGAATAATTCAAtgcatatatatctatatatttcagttaatctgtaaattatattatttcatattattcattaaatttacttaaatttaattagtaaatatatatacgtattatatattttattttattataaataaataaatgttgtatttagtaaaatgaataaaaaaaaaatttttaattaatgaatctGATATTTTAATCcattttaatagttaataaaatgagaaaaaaagttatagtgGAAATTTAACAATTGACAAGTTAATTTTGATAAAGTAAAGAATTTTCTTGTTATCACGATCACTTTCAAtttaagaactttttttagtAGACATGATGCTCATTAAGAGTAATACTAATATAGTAACCAAGTTTGACATGCCCGTTTAAACTTACACGATAACTGTgagaattaatttaatttgacagATGAAAATAGATATTATGATCTGTAAAGttttttgataatataaatgttaaaataaataaaccaaaTAATCATGAGTTAAATCAAGCGCCAAAGATTAAATAGTCAATGAAATtaagataatttattgatgaaaattaaaataactgtaTAGAGTATacttataagaaaatttaattttttcacctttttttgGGAGTGTCCCATTTTGTCcacaaaaaatagaaatttgtgtttttaacGGGAGCTgattttttctattcactttgaatatcattaaaaaaaaaagatttaacgtATTTGAGTTCTTGAAATCTTAGTAATTCCTCAAGTACCcagttttgcccccccccccctttccctatatttgaatattcgtcaaaaagtataattgtaatattgaattatttgaacaaACTTTAATAGAAGAAGgtttattcaagtttaatggcaataaatattaataaaactataattatGAAATAGGATTGACATGTTatgacgataaaaaaatatttttaacatatttatgTTGTAAGTGTTTGACAAGGTGTagggtaaatatttaaatttgaggggaaaaaaataaaccagtgAGAATgcttgtgaaaaaaaaagaaataacaagTTTACGTATACTAAATAAGTCAATTATGTGAAATGTTGTTTGTACAAGCAGAGGGCTACTTCGGGTGGAATAAACTATTAAAACTCTAGTGAGCATGATAGAATTCTATTGGGAGATCAACTTTAAGTATGTAGATAAAATGCTAAAGTCCGTGTTGTACATTGACTGCTgaggtttatatatatattatatacagtaCTTTGAGTTTTAAACAACTTTttcgtttaattttaaactagaaaaaaaaaaaaaaaaaaaaaaaaattggaaaatccaaaagtgcacgcctcgaacgctcatgttatgtttttttttaaaagttaaatttcgaataaaattgaacatcccgctcttttcccatagaaatttccatggtaaatatacggtaataaaagtaaaaaaaaaataaataaggagaacatttctaatgaaaaatggcggcagtgtgtgtttgtctacatgtaagattgccggttttaaccgtaatgatttatttttaaaaaaacgagaaggcctacagtagtgattttcgaaaggaaccttctttgcttatttctgaaaattttgaaaaaaaaattaagtagtttcgtcaagtcgttctcgagatatccgtaccacgccgttttttttaaccacagactaatgcacgttcacgataaattttttttaatgaacttttttaacttcccgctaagaaaattgtaaattttcaaaaatttgggaagttattggtttcggtccgatttacgaaaatcgaatttccatcagatgtcgacgttttgaggtcctaggaagctattctgactaatttcaagatgatgtccgagtgtatgtatgtatgtatgtacgtacgtacgtacgtacgtatgtaaatacctgtatcttttgaacggatgaaccgattttgaactttaaggtgccattcgacgcggattgacaatatcttgaagccgagagaaaattgagcttgatcggtagggctcgttcagagatattccaaaaataaagttttttcaaaaatgtttttttttgataacttttaatgtgctcgatggattcattccaaaatggactgggctctagagctttataagccgcgtcgaatgccacctcaaccatcaaaatcggttcattcgttcaagagaaaccgttgtcgaaagaattaaaaaaaaaaaatttttttatttttcctgaaatatctcaaaaacgactcgataaatcgaatccaaaattttatcagctttagaacttgacaaaacgcgtcgattgccgcctcaaccatcaaaatcggttaattcgttcgcgagatatcgtgggggaaagaaatgctaaaaaatggttttttacaaaacaatggcatacaaaagtatttgcgagctcgtagagctcgaaaatgcattcacaatagtgtttttgagctcaacgagctcgaaaactgcgggaagttttggggctggcccgcagggtcaactgacagaccgatttttttatattaatacatattagacaaattaaaaaaagtatcaggattatttattagtgtttcagctttatattgatatgcttttcataatgtgtaagagtaatagaaaaaaaatatatgcactttaatgagtggaaatcgtgtgaccttgac carries:
- the LOC130666671 gene encoding irregular chiasm C-roughest protein-like isoform X2 yields the protein MSSVNNGLGSASAMDIATNIAAPKGVCRLQRIQRWTRRSWLVMTVCCWMTIARCAVATNSSAGPSTLRPATTEIVYQRFAIEPQDQTAVIGSRVTLPCRVLDQKGPIQWTKDDFGLGAVRNLTGYERYAMIGSDEEGDFSLHIFPVELEDDGKYQCQVSPTDDGQPGLRSRFARLSVLVPPQKPKILQGDFLVTTEDRELTMECISVGGKPAADITWIDGLGNVLHNGIETITEKYEDGPLFTVRSILKVMPRKEHDNTTFTCQSQNAADRTPLNAKLRVEVRYAPKVSLKISSGLSKSGQIIEGSELRFKCRAEANPPDMEYRWYINEKTVIGDYTTEMIIHNATRELHDAIVKCEVHNEVGKSEETETLDITYGPQFRRPPISVETHYGATEILQCDVDGNPTPEILWIHEESDRTVATSPNISVVVSPETAGRYYCKAHVPGFPQLIGYANILIRAPPSIVSQRIQYVPDEGVVKVKCTAISVPKAESVVWSFAGRELNFSFNNTPFYVQEEYTPERVVSTVTLLEPISTYFGDYNCTVTNSYGTDTVIIKLTTRALIPVDWQLILIIVGLVVCIILIGVIVILILHCRDRIKQPRPRSTQAQENDLQTDSNPDRYRESDRSSNLSDVKADIRAGSSVSNAESVTALDSEGEGSTRGVNALALAGPVPNPMGYRYSADYTEPSFPPKNNDGSNNNGYVPYVDYSRDYMPPNTQGMGASRESLSRIPSSGILTSKKIGLSSANLGTNTTQATPIIDPRFSATYGNPYLRMSAAEQLRHAPHTAIPGVTPAPPPYTQAMRMNSLNTLNGAGPQAPLSAHYITGGPNGGIATVKRTSGIGTLATHV
- the LOC130666671 gene encoding irregular chiasm C-roughest protein-like isoform X1 is translated as MSSVNNGLGSASAMDIATNIAAPKGVCRLQRIQRWTRRSWLVMTVCCWMTIARCAVATNSSAGPSTLRPATTEIVYQRFAIEPQDQTAVIGSRVTLPCRVLDQKGPIQWTKDDFGLGAVRNLTGYERYAMIGSDEEGDFSLHIFPVELEDDGKYQCQVSPTDDGQPGLRSRFARLSVLVPPQKPKILQGDFLVTTEDRELTMECISVGGKPAADITWIDGLGNVLHNGIETITEKYEDGPLFTVRSILKVMPRKEHDNTTFTCQSQNAADRTPLNAKLRVEVRYAPKVSLKISSGLSKSGQIIEGSELRFKCRAEANPPDMEYRWYINEKTVIGDYTTEMIIHNATRELHDAIVKCEVHNEVGKSEETETLDITYGPQFRRPPISVETHYGATEILQCDVDGNPTPEILWIHEESDRTVATSPNISVVVSPETAGRYYCKAHVPGFPQLIGYANILIRAPPSIVSQRIQYVPDEGVVKVKCTAISVPKAESVVWSFAGRELNFSFNNTPFYVQEEYTPERVVSTVTLLEPISTYFGDYNCTVTNSYGTDTVIIKLTTRALIPVDWQLILIIVGLVVCIILIGVIVILILHCRDRIKQPRPRSTQAQENDLQETDSNPDRYRESDRSSNLSDVKADIRAGSSVSNAESVTALDSEGEGSTRGVNALALAGPVPNPMGYRYSADYTEPSFPPKNNDGSNNNGYVPYVDYSRDYMPPNTQGMGASRESLSRIPSSGILTSKKIGLSSANLGTNTTQATPIIDPRFSATYGNPYLRMSAAEQLRHAPHTAIPGVTPAPPPYTQAMRMNSLNTLNGAGPQAPLSAHYITGGPNGGIATVKRTSGIGTLATHV
- the LOC130666671 gene encoding irregular chiasm C-roughest protein-like isoform X3, translated to MSSVNNGLGSASAMDIATNIAAPKGVCRLQRIQRWTRRSWLVMTVCCWMTIARCAVATNSSAGPSTLRPATTEIVYQRFAIEPQDQTAVIGSRVTLPCRVLDQKGPIQWTKDDFGLGAVRNLTGYERYAMIGSDEEGDFSLHIFPVELEDDGKYQCQVSPTDDGQPGLRSRFARLSVLVPPQKPKILQGDFLVTTEDRELTMECISVGGKPAADITWIDGLGNVLHNGIETITEKYEDGPLFTVRSILKVMPRKEHDNTTFTCQSQNAADRTPLNAKLRVEVRYAPKVSLKISSGLSKSGQIIEGSELRFKCRAEANPPDMEYRWYINEKTVIGDYTTEMIIHNATRELHDAIVKCEVHNEVGKSEETETLDITYGPQFRRPPISVETHYGATEILQCDVDGNPTPEILWIHEESDRTVATSPNISVVVSPETAGRYYCKAHVPGFPQLIGYANILIRAPPSIVSQRIQYVPDEGVVKVKCTAISVPKAESVVWSFAGRELNFSFNNTPFYVQEEYTPERVVSTVTLLEPISTYFGDYNCTVTNSYGTDTVIIKLTTRVDWQLILIIVGLVVCIILIGVIVILILHCRDRIKQPRPRSTQAQENDLQETDSNPDRYRESDRSSNLSDVKADIRAGSSVSNAESVTALDSEGEGSTRGVNALALAGPVPNPMGYRYSADYTEPSFPPKNNDGSNNNGYVPYVDYSRDYMPPNTQGMGASRESLSRIPSSGILTSKKIGLSSANLGTNTTQATPIIDPRFSATYGNPYLRMSAAEQLRHAPHTAIPGVTPAPPPYTQAMRMNSLNTLNGAGPQAPLSAHYITGGPNGGIATVKRTSGIGTLATHV